Proteins from a single region of Rhipicephalus sanguineus isolate Rsan-2018 chromosome 5, BIME_Rsan_1.4, whole genome shotgun sequence:
- the LOC119395166 gene encoding uncharacterized protein LOC119395166, whose amino-acid sequence MSSTERLRKNPDTEAREVIRQVAVLKKKEAELRQLDKDILDLTEDEAIEGEVEGANDYHEKILYAIADAQFFLSQRQQATGHSGPSRSEPNDDRVAATQSNIGSAGAPPGPVSTPRYRATIHENTELPPIEKFKYLLTYLTGADKRAIEGIKLADNNYEIAVTTLKERFGRQELLVNEHIDQLLALSPVRSSKEVEKLRVLHDTVRFRVSALEGLGVRPEQYTVVLHRVLMRCLPEDLAIMYREKKKEESTRGTNASAEPTPPEARTHKATDTLAFLKIQVEVREEGKQEAALSYTHNSITVPGDMSSPTRSSQGIPSASALAATESLQQRTPCVLCDSRGHSLAECTVDLSADEKRARLLNARCCYKCGMRNHVARLCRVSLNLTCNKCQRRHLTVLCELSRAVTTIAAPAPTVPSGSFGSTSPTVTTASTGATEAKSVLLQTGRVWAESGPRQLLVRVMLDSGSQRSFIRTDVAKRLQCKVFGTEELSLVTFGNAKPRNHLRCRRVSVTLRGRFNGSTVTSEALEVRELCTVTSPPLNMEVLELLSARRYDAADMFDPETWHPEDVSILIGSDAYWKVATGKIVRLNEQLTAVETSFGWTVQGSSSHYEATATSALFLSAGGSHQECNESAMWRLDTIGSENR is encoded by the exons ATGTCTTCgaccgagcgtcttcggaag AACCCCGACACCGAGGCGCGTGAGGTCATTAGGCAAGTCGCCGttttaaagaagaaagaagctgagctccgccagCTAGACAAGGACATTCTCGATCTCACGGAAGACGAAGCTATTGAAGGAGAAGTCGAGGGCGCAAACGACTACCACGAGAAGATTCTGTACGCGATTGCTGATGCGCAGTTCTTCCTGTCACAGCGTCAACAGGCGACCGGTCACAGCGGCCCGTCTAGGAGTGAACCCAATGACGACCGGGTAGCAGCCACCCAGAGCAACATCGGATCTGCTGGGGCGCCGCCAGGACCCGTCAGTACGCCACGCTACCG CGCCACGATTCACGAGAACACCGAGTTGCCGCCCATCGAGAAATTTAAGTATTTGCTGACGTACCTGACGGGAGCGGATAAGCGAGCAATCGAAGGCATCAAGCTGGCTGATAACAACTATGAAATTGCCGTGACAACACTGAAAGAGCGCTTCGGTCGACAGGAATTACTAgtcaacgagcacatcgaccagcTTCTTGCATTGTCGCCCGTGAGGAGTtccaaggaagtggagaagcttcGGGTGCTGCATGACACCGTGCGTTTCCGCGTAAGTGCGCTCGAAGGTCTTGGTGTACGACCTGAGCAGTACACTGTGGTGCTTCATCGGGTGCTAATGAGGTGCTTGCCAGAAGACTTGGCGATAATGTACCgagagaagaagaaggaggagagcacGCGCGGTACTAATGCATCAGCAGAGCCCACACCACCTGAAGCGAGAACGCACAAGGCGACCGACACTTTAGCGTTCCTGAAAATCCAGGTTGAAGTGCGTGAGGAAGGGAAGCAAGAAGCGGCGTTATCGTATACGCACAACTCGATCACGGTACCTGGTGACATGAGCTCGCCGACAAGATCTTCACAGGGCATTCCGTCGGCATCCGCGCTAGCGGCGACGGAATCCCTACAGCAGCGCACGCCTTGTGTACTGTGCGACAGCCGTGGTCACAGCCTGGCAGAGTGCACGGTCGACTTATCCGCCGACGAGAAACGGGCCAGGTTGCTTAACGCTCGGTGCTGTTACAAGTGCGGAATGCGCAATCATGTCGCACGGCTTTGCAGAGTCTCCCTGAACCTTACGTGCAACAAGTGCCAACGCCGACACCTAACGGTCCTTTGCGAGCTGTCACGAGCCGTCACCACGATCGCTGCTCCTGCACCAACAGTACCGAGCGGCTCGTTCGGCTCTACCTCACCGACGGTAACTACGGCGTCAACTGGCGCTACAGAAGCCAAGTCGGTGCTGCTTCAGACGGGCCGTGTTTGGGCTGAGAGCGGACCGCGACAGCTCCTGGTGCGTGTGATGCTtgacagcggcagccagcgttcaTTCATCCGCACCGACGTGGCCAAGAGACTGCAGTGTAAAGTCTTTGGCACGGAAGAGCTCTCACTGGTAACGTTTGGAAATGCCAAGCCACGGAATCATTTACGTTGTCGACGCGTCTCTGTCACGCTGCGTGGACGATTTAACGGCAGCACCGTCACATCGGAAGCACTGGAAGTCCGCGAACTGTGCACCGTGACAAGTCCACCGCTGAACATGGAAGTGCTCGAGCTGTTGAGCGCCCGGAGGTATGATGCTGCGGACATGTTTGACCCGGAAACTTGGCACCCAGAGGACGTCAGCATATTAATTGGCTCGGACGCTTATTGGAAAGTCGCCACTGGAAAGATTGTTCGCCTCAACGAGCAACTCACTGCCGTGGAAACGTCGTTCGGGTGGACTGTGCAGGGCAGTAGCTCGCACTACGAAGCTACAGCAACTAGTGCCCTTTTCTTATCGGCTGGTGGTTCTCATCAAGAGTGCAATGAATCGGCTATGTGGCGCCTCGACACTATTGGTAGTGAGAACCGGTAG
- the LOC119395167 gene encoding uncharacterized protein LOC119395167: MTRVPFGAASSPFLLAATIRHHLASCREKFPVTVSLLEKAFYVDDLILGVSTAEQAMTVYQETRAIFADACMELRKWASNSDLLKQQFIQDNVAIETEAGDDHLVKVLGVPWERKGDTIAWTMRNAASFAANRPATKRTILQTVASVYDPFGYLSPFTVKGKLIFQDLWKRKHSWDETLPDEVQAAWNAWCTELPDVQAQVPRYVFLHDCSVELAFELHIFTDASPKAYSACIYVRALSADGACVTRLLIS; encoded by the coding sequence ATGACTAGGGTCCCTTTCGGAGCAGCATCAAGTCCCTTTCTGCTTGCCGCCACGATACGCCATCATTTAGCGTCGTGTCGGGAAAAATTTCCTGTGACAGTGTCCCTCCTGGAGAAGGCGTTTTACGTGGATGACCTCATCCTTGGGGTGTCCACGGCGGAACAAGCCATGACTGTATACCAGGAAACACGTGCCATATTCGCTGACGCCTGCATGGAGTTACGGAAATGGGCATCGAACTCCGACCTACTAAAGCAACAGTTTATCCAAGATAACGTGGCCATTGAGACTGAAGCAGGAGATGACCATCTCGTGAAGGTTTTGGGCGTGCCGTGGGAGCGTAAAGGCGATACCATCGCGTGGACAATGCGCAACGCAGCCTCCTTCGCCGCAAACAGACCGGCCACCAAGCGCACGATCCTTCAAACCGTAGCCAGCGTTTACGATCCGTTTGGCTATCTCTCCCCATTCACCGTGAAAGGGAAGCTAATTTTCCAGGACCTGTGGAAGCGGAAGCACTCCTGGGATGAGACGCTGCCAGATGAAGTACAAGCTGCATGGAACGCGTGGTGCACCGAGTTGCCAGATGTCCAGGCACAGGTTCCTCGCTACGTGTTTCTGCACGACTGCAGCGTAGAGCTGGCATTTGAACTGCACATATTTACTGATGCCAGTCCAAAGGCTTATAGTGCGTGTATCTACGTTCGGGCGCTTTCTGCCGACGGGGCATGCGTCACCCGATTGCTCATCAGCTGA